One genomic region from Daphnia magna isolate NIES linkage group LG10, ASM2063170v1.1, whole genome shotgun sequence encodes:
- the LOC116931848 gene encoding valine--tRNA ligase isoform X2 — MEEVQATNENQVEAVPAKTPKQLKKEAEKAAKLEKFKAKKEKLTETKTSDKPKKEVPTKPKAAEVEIPQLPPGEKKDTNCPLPESYNPRYVEACWYSWWEKEGFFTPEYKRDIKNPNPNGQFVMVIPPPNVTGSLHLGHALTNSVEDTITRYHRMTGKTTLWVPGCDHAGIATQVVVEKKLWREEKVTRHDLGRDKFIEKVWEWKNEKGHRIYEQLKKMGSSLDWNRASFTMDPKLCKAVLEAFVRMHQDGTIYRSTRLVNWSCTLKSAISDIEVDKVELPGRTQLSVPGYNEKIEFGVLVSFAYKIDGLDEEIVVATTRVETMLGDTGIAVHPQDSRYTHLMGKYAVHPFCQRKLLIVADDYVDMAFGTGAVKITPAHDPNDYDLGKRHNLAMLTIFSDDGIIIGDCGKFTGMKRFEARKAVIQELEQIGLYRGTAENPMVVPVCSRSKDIVEPMIKPQWYVKCDQMAADAAEAVRCGKLKVVPEMHQKTWFNWMDNIRDWCISRQLWWGHRIPAYFVTIDDTSAEVGDEADNEFWVSGRSEAEARTNAAKRFNVPEEKIILKQDEDVLDTWFSSALFPFSVFGWPDKTDELDIFFPTTLLETGHDILFFWVARMVFFGQKLMGKLPFSEVYLHAMVRDAHGRKMSKSLGNVIDPLDVIYGISLDGLMAQLDGSNLDPAEVGRAKEGQKQDYPQGIPECGTDALRFALCQYTAQGRDINLDVKRVQGYRFFCNKLWNATRFALTYLQGAVIHTLNEVELSLMDKWILSCLSTAVSACNAGFQQYDFPRATSAIYNFFLYELCDVYLESVKPVFQGSDESAKSAARSVLVTCIDTGLKLISPFMPFISEELWQRLPRPEAVQKSLPPSICVASYPTDAEFQVWKNEELEENVKLVNRIISNVRSVRASYMLPNKTKTKLILRCLDQEVVDMLAPFADTVSTLAFCQPVSVSTDGGDGGNTRGCAIVTVSDKCDAIVHLEGLIDVQKEKTRITGLVEKKRQQLVKLQEGMVVPNYTEKVPLAVQETNKEKEGELEAELQQLDAAFATLSTMD, encoded by the exons ATGGAAGAAGTGCAAGCAACCAATGAAAACCAAGTTGAAGCTGTACCAGCTAAAACCCCTAAACAGTTGAAAAAAGAAGCTGAAAAAGCAGCTAAACTTGAAAAGTTTAaggcaaaaaaggaaaaattgactgaaactAAAACATCGGACAAACCAAAAAAGGAAGTTCCTACTAAACCAAAAGCAGCTGAAGTTGAGA TTCCACAACTTCCACctggagaaaagaaagataCAAACTGCCCTTTGCCAGAGTCTTACAATCCACGCTATGTAGAAGCCTGCTGGTATTCGTGGTGGGAAAAGGAAGGATTTTTTACTCCTGAATACAAA agaGACATCAAGAATCCTAATCCCAATGGTCAGTTCGTCATGGTTATTCCCCCACCAAATGTAACAGGATCTCTCCATTTGGGACATGCGTTGACCAATTCAGTTGAGGACACCATTACGCGTTACCATAGGATGACTGGAAAGACAACCTTATGGGTACCAGGATGTGACCATGCTGGCATTGCTACCCaa GTAgtagtagaaaaaaaattgtggcgAGAAGAGAAGGTAACCCGCCATGATCTGGGACGTGATAAATTTATCGAAAAAGTTTGGGAgtggaaaaatgaaaagggtCATCGCATTTACGAGCAGTTGAAGAAAATGGGATCATCACTGGACTGGAATCGAGCATCTTTCACTATGGACCCAAAATTATGCAAAGCTGTACTCGAAGCATTTGTCAGAATGCATCAAGATGGCACCATTTATCGATCAACCCGCTTAGTTAATTGGTCGTGCACCCTTAAATCTGCAATATCCGATATTGAGGTCGACAAGGTTGAGCTTCCAGGCCGAACTCAGCTTTCTGTCCCGGGTTACAATGAAAAAATCGAATTTGGCGTTTTGGTTTCATTCGCCTACAAAATTGATGGCTTAGATGAAGAAATCGTTGTAGCCACTACTCGTGTTGAAACCATGTTGGGTGATACCGGTATTGCTGTACACCCCCAAGATTCACGTTATACGCATTTGATGGGCAAATATGCCGTACATCCGTTCTGTCAACGTAAACTACTCATTGTGGCTGACGACTATGTCGACATGGCTTTCGGAACAG GTGCTGTCAAGATCACACCGGCGCATGACCCTAATGATTACGACTTAGGTAAACGGCACAATCTTGCAATGCTTACCATCTTTAGTGACGATGGAATCATCATCGGCGATTGCGGGAAGTTTACTGGAATGAAACGTTTTGAGGCCCGTAAAGCCGTGATTCAGGAATTAGAGCAAATTGGACTGTACCGTGGTACAGCAGAAAATCCGATGGTAGTGCCCGTTTGCTCCCGTTCAAAGGACATTGTGGAACCCATGATCAAACCACAGTGGTACGTAAAATGTGACCAAATGGCAGCTGATGCCGCTGAAGCTGTTCGATGTGGGAAGCTCAAAGTTGTACCGGAAATGCATCAGAAAACATGGTTTAACTGGATGGACAACATTCGCGATTGGTGTATTTCTCGACAGCTTTGGTGGGGCCATCGCATCCCTGCCTATTTTGTCACCATAGACGACACATCGGCCGAAGTGGGCGATGAAGCTGATAATGAATTTTGGGTATCTGGGCGCTCTGAAGCTGAAGCTAGAACTAACGCTGCCAAGCGTTTCAACGTCCCTGAAGAGAAAATTATTCTCAAACAGGATGAAGATGTTCTCGATACCTGGTTTTCTTCGGCACTTTTCCCATTTTCCGTGTTTGGTTGGCCGGACAAG aCGGATGAACTGGACATCTTTTTCCCAACTACTCTGTTAGAAACAGGCCATGATATTCTCTTCTTTTGGGTGGCTCGAATGGtattttttggccaaaaactAATGGGCAAACTTCCTTTCAGTGAAGTCTACCTTCACGCAATGGTCCGCGATGCCCATGGCCGTAAAATGTCCAAATCCTTGGGAAACGTCATCGATCCTCTCGATGTGATTTATGGAATCAGTCTCGACGGACTCATGGCTCAGTTGGATGGCAGTAACCTCGATCCAGCTGAAGTTGGTAGGGCGAAAGAGGGTCAGAAGCAAGACTATCCTCAAGGAATACCCGAATGCGGAACGGATGCTCTTCGCTTCGCTTTATGCCAGTACACTGCCCAGGGCCGTGATATCAACTTGGATGTTAAGCGCGTCCAAGGATACCGCTTTTTCTGCAACAAATTGTGGAATGCCACTCGATTTGCCCTGACCTACCTACAGGGGGCTGTAATTCATACATTAAACGAG GTTGAGCTGAGTTTGATGGACAAATGGATCTTGAGCTGCTTATCCACTGCCGTTTCGGCCTGTAACGCAGGATTCCAACAATACGATTTCCCTCGTGCCACTAGTGCAATCTACAACTTTTTCCTTTATGAACTGTGCGACGTTTACCTG GAATCAGTCAAGCCTGTTTTCCAAGGTTCAGATGAGTCCGCCAAGTCTGCGGCTCGTTCCGTACTCGTCACCTGCATCGACACTGGTCTAAAGTTAATTTCGCCGTTCATGCCCTTCATTTCAGAAGAGCTATGGCAACGACTACCGCGACCTGAAGCCGTGCAGA AATCTCTTCCACCGAGTATTTGCGTCGCTTCTTACCCGACGGACGCTGAATTTCAAGTATGGAAAAACGAGGAATTAGAAGAAAACGTGAAATTGGTTAATCGTATCATCTCTAACGTTCGATCTGTCCGAGCCAGCTATATGTTaccaaacaaaacgaaaacaaaattgattttaAGGTGCTTGGATCAGGAA GTGGTCGACATGCTTGCACCCTTTGCCGACACTGTTTCTACGTTAGCATTTTGCCAACCTGTTTCCGTCTCTACAGATGGTGGAGATGGTGGCAATACACGAGGCTGCGCCATCGTGACTGTTTCGGACAAGTGTGACGCCATCGTTCATTTGGAGGGTCTCATCGATgttcaaaaggaaaagacaCGCATCACTGGCCTGGTTGAGAAGAAGCGCCAGCAGTTGGTCAAGCTGCAAGAAGGAATGGTAGTTCCAAATTACACTGAAAAAGTTCCTCTTGCAGTTCAGGAGACCAACAAGGAAAAAGAGGGTGAACTAGAAGCTGAGCTGCAGCAACTGGATGCTGCCTTTGCTACTCTATCCACTATGGATTAA
- the LOC116932345 gene encoding short-chain dehydrogenase/reductase family 16C member 6 — MGAIMDTLYNLCMILYYIFYAMIVPWIPIKYRSKDISGQIALVTGAGGGIGRLLAIGLSNAGCKVVCWDVAKQSNEETVRLIQMSKGVAFAYQVDLTKREEVYQVAQRVKREVGKVSILINNAGVVSGKVLLDCSDEQIQRTFDVNVLAHFWTVKSFLPDMIMQDSGHIVTVASLAGLTGSDRLVDYCSSKFAAVGFDEALRTELAIDGRKGIKTTIVCPYLVNTPLFAGATSKFLPALEPQDVAQAAINSILTNEEVCIVPRYISYLMVLKRFLPVKAQIASHRALGLGEMMNNFQVTKPKYN; from the exons ATGGGTGCAATCATGGATACGCTCTACAACCTTTGCATGATTCTGTACTACATCTTTTATGCGATGATAGTACCTTGGATTCCGATCAAGTATCGCTCAAAAGACATTTCCGGACAGATAGCGTTGGTAACGGGAGCCGGTGGCGGAATTGGACGGTTGTTGGCCATTGGGCTATCGAACGCCGGGTGTAAAGTAGTTTGCTGGGATGTGGCCAAGCAAT CAAACGAGGAAACTGTCCGATTGATTCAAATGTCGAAAGGTGTAGCTTTTGCCTATCAAGTGGACTTGACGAAGCGCGAAGAGGTTTACCAAGTGGCTCAACGCGTTAAACGCGAAGTCGGAAAG GTTTCAATCTTGATAAACAATGCTGGCGTTGTTTCAGGAAAAGTGCTGCTCGACTGCTCCGACGAACAGATTCAGCGAACTTTTGACGTTAATGTCCTTGCTcatttttgg ACTGTCAAAAGTTTCTTGCCCGATATGATCATGCAAGATTCAGGCCATATTGTTACCGTAGCCAGTTTGGCTGGTCTAACTGGATCCGATCGCTTAGTGGATTATTGCTCTTCGAAATTCGCAGCCGTTGGTTTTGATGAAGCGCTCCGAACGGAATTGGCC ATAGATGGGCGGAAAGGAATTAAAACAACG ATTGTGTGTCCGTATCTCGTCAATACCCCTCTTTTCGCTGGAGCCACATCAAA GTTTTTGCCAGCTTTGGAGCCGCAGGATGTTGCACAAGCGGCAATCAATTCAATTCTAACAAACGAAGAAGTTTGTATCGTACCACGCTATATTTCCTATTTAATGGTTCTTAAAAG ATTTCTCCCCGTGAAAGCCCAGATCGCCAGCCATCGTGCGTTAGGACTCGGGGAAATGATGAACAATTTTCAAGTCACGAAACCGAAATACAACTAA
- the LOC116932344 gene encoding epidermal retinol dehydrogenase 2, producing the protein MLTIILETIYNLVMLFYYIGEAFVMKFIPTKFRTKDISGQVALVTGAGGGIGRLIALGLSNLGCVVVCWDIAKQANEETARLIKLSKGQVFAYQVDLTKREDIYRAAERVKKDVGKVTILVNNAGVVTGKAILECSDELIQRTFDVNILAHFWTVKSFLPDMIMQDQGHIVTIASLAGFSGCNRMVDYCASKFAAVGFDESLRTELAVEGRKGVKTTVICPFFVKTPLFAGIKSKVLPVLEPETVANETITAILTEEPMCLIPSRLSVLIALKSLLPIKALISSYKAFGLDETMNAFEGSKTKYN; encoded by the exons ATGTTGACGATTATCCTAGAAACCATTTACAATCTGGTTATGCTCTTCTACTACATAGGAGAAGCCTTTGTTATGAAGTTCATTCCCACTAAATTTCGAACAAAAGATATTTCTGGACAAGTTGCACTGGTGACGGGAGCCGGTGGCGGAATCGGCAGACTGATCGCTCTAGGGCTTTCGAACCTTGGATGTGTAGTTGTTTGCTGGGATATAGCCAAACAAG CGAATGAAGAAACAGCACGATTGATCAAGTTGTCGAAAGGACAGGTGTTTGCTTATCAAGTTGACTTGACAAAGCGTGAAGATATTTACCGAGCAGCAGAGCGtgtaaaaaaagatgtcggTAAA GTAACAATATTAGTCAACAATGCGGGTGTAGTGACGGGTAAAGCGATACTTGAGTGCTCAGATGAGCTAATCCAGCGCACTTTTGACGTCAACATCCTAGCGCATTTTTGG ACTGTTAAAAGTTTCCTGCCTGATATGATAATGCAAGACCAAGGCCATATTGTGACTATTGCTAGTTTAGCCGGCTTCTCGGGTTGCAATCGCATGGTGGACTATTGTGCTTCGAAATTCGCAGCTGTGGGTTTCGATGAATCGCTTCGAACTGAATTAGCC GTGGAGGGACGTAAAGGAGTGAAAACGACTGTAATATGTCCATTTTTTGTCAAGACACCACTTTTTGCTGGCATTAAATCCAA AGTTCTGCCTGTTCTCGAACCAGAAACGGTAGCGAACGAAACCATTACCGCCATTCTTACTGAAGAACCAATGTGCCTCATTCCTAGTCGCCTTTCAGTCTTAATTGCACTTAAATC cCTTCTACCCATCAAAGCTTTAATTAGCAGCTATAAGGCGTTTGGTTTGGACGAAACGATGAACGCATTTGAGGGTTCTAAAACCAAGTACAATTAG
- the LOC116931848 gene encoding valine--tRNA ligase isoform X1 — protein sequence MEEVQATNENQVEAVPAKTPKQLKKEAEKAAKLEKFKAKKEKLTETKTSDKPKKEVPTKPKAAEVEIPQLPPGEKKDTNCPLPESYNPRYVEACWYSWWEKEGFFTPEYKRDIKNPNPNGQFVMVIPPPNVTGSLHLGHALTNSVEDTITRYHRMTGKTTLWVPGCDHAGIATQVVVEKKLWREEKVTRHDLGRDKFIEKVWEWKNEKGHRIYEQLKKMGSSLDWNRASFTMDPKLCKAVLEAFVRMHQDGTIYRSTRLVNWSCTLKSAISDIEVDKVELPGRTQLSVPGYNEKIEFGVLVSFAYKIDGLDEEIVVATTRVETMLGDTGIAVHPQDSRYTHLMGKYAVHPFCQRKLLIVADDYVDMAFGTGAVKITPAHDPNDYDLGKRHNLAMLTIFSDDGIIIGDCGKFTGMKRFEARKAVIQELEQIGLYRGTAENPMVVPVCSRSKDIVEPMIKPQWYVKCDQMAADAAEAVRCGKLKVVPEMHQKTWFNWMDNIRDWCISRQLWWGHRIPAYFVTIDDTSAEVGDEADNEFWVSGRSEAEARTNAAKRFNVPEEKIILKQDEDVLDTWFSSALFPFSVFGWPDKTDELDIFFPTTLLETGHDILFFWVARMVFFGQKLMGKLPFSEVYLHAMVRDAHGRKMSKSLGNVIDPLDVIYGISLDGLMAQLDGSNLDPAEVGRAKEGQKQDYPQGIPECGTDALRFALCQYTAQGRDINLDVKRVQGYRFFCNKLWNATRFALTYLQGAVIHTLNEASNRPPVTRSAITPAFLAGLNTRLEHISYFSGCQYSIEDDKIWWQLRVELGRSKIPSSYPHLDRWFQHIGRLRQQVELSLMDKWILSCLSTAVSACNAGFQQYDFPRATSAIYNFFLYELCDVYLESVKPVFQGSDESAKSAARSVLVTCIDTGLKLISPFMPFISEELWQRLPRPEAVQKSLPPSICVASYPTDAEFQVWKNEELEENVKLVNRIISNVRSVRASYMLPNKTKTKLILRCLDQEVVDMLAPFADTVSTLAFCQPVSVSTDGGDGGNTRGCAIVTVSDKCDAIVHLEGLIDVQKEKTRITGLVEKKRQQLVKLQEGMVVPNYTEKVPLAVQETNKEKEGELEAELQQLDAAFATLSTMD from the exons ATGGAAGAAGTGCAAGCAACCAATGAAAACCAAGTTGAAGCTGTACCAGCTAAAACCCCTAAACAGTTGAAAAAAGAAGCTGAAAAAGCAGCTAAACTTGAAAAGTTTAaggcaaaaaaggaaaaattgactgaaactAAAACATCGGACAAACCAAAAAAGGAAGTTCCTACTAAACCAAAAGCAGCTGAAGTTGAGA TTCCACAACTTCCACctggagaaaagaaagataCAAACTGCCCTTTGCCAGAGTCTTACAATCCACGCTATGTAGAAGCCTGCTGGTATTCGTGGTGGGAAAAGGAAGGATTTTTTACTCCTGAATACAAA agaGACATCAAGAATCCTAATCCCAATGGTCAGTTCGTCATGGTTATTCCCCCACCAAATGTAACAGGATCTCTCCATTTGGGACATGCGTTGACCAATTCAGTTGAGGACACCATTACGCGTTACCATAGGATGACTGGAAAGACAACCTTATGGGTACCAGGATGTGACCATGCTGGCATTGCTACCCaa GTAgtagtagaaaaaaaattgtggcgAGAAGAGAAGGTAACCCGCCATGATCTGGGACGTGATAAATTTATCGAAAAAGTTTGGGAgtggaaaaatgaaaagggtCATCGCATTTACGAGCAGTTGAAGAAAATGGGATCATCACTGGACTGGAATCGAGCATCTTTCACTATGGACCCAAAATTATGCAAAGCTGTACTCGAAGCATTTGTCAGAATGCATCAAGATGGCACCATTTATCGATCAACCCGCTTAGTTAATTGGTCGTGCACCCTTAAATCTGCAATATCCGATATTGAGGTCGACAAGGTTGAGCTTCCAGGCCGAACTCAGCTTTCTGTCCCGGGTTACAATGAAAAAATCGAATTTGGCGTTTTGGTTTCATTCGCCTACAAAATTGATGGCTTAGATGAAGAAATCGTTGTAGCCACTACTCGTGTTGAAACCATGTTGGGTGATACCGGTATTGCTGTACACCCCCAAGATTCACGTTATACGCATTTGATGGGCAAATATGCCGTACATCCGTTCTGTCAACGTAAACTACTCATTGTGGCTGACGACTATGTCGACATGGCTTTCGGAACAG GTGCTGTCAAGATCACACCGGCGCATGACCCTAATGATTACGACTTAGGTAAACGGCACAATCTTGCAATGCTTACCATCTTTAGTGACGATGGAATCATCATCGGCGATTGCGGGAAGTTTACTGGAATGAAACGTTTTGAGGCCCGTAAAGCCGTGATTCAGGAATTAGAGCAAATTGGACTGTACCGTGGTACAGCAGAAAATCCGATGGTAGTGCCCGTTTGCTCCCGTTCAAAGGACATTGTGGAACCCATGATCAAACCACAGTGGTACGTAAAATGTGACCAAATGGCAGCTGATGCCGCTGAAGCTGTTCGATGTGGGAAGCTCAAAGTTGTACCGGAAATGCATCAGAAAACATGGTTTAACTGGATGGACAACATTCGCGATTGGTGTATTTCTCGACAGCTTTGGTGGGGCCATCGCATCCCTGCCTATTTTGTCACCATAGACGACACATCGGCCGAAGTGGGCGATGAAGCTGATAATGAATTTTGGGTATCTGGGCGCTCTGAAGCTGAAGCTAGAACTAACGCTGCCAAGCGTTTCAACGTCCCTGAAGAGAAAATTATTCTCAAACAGGATGAAGATGTTCTCGATACCTGGTTTTCTTCGGCACTTTTCCCATTTTCCGTGTTTGGTTGGCCGGACAAG aCGGATGAACTGGACATCTTTTTCCCAACTACTCTGTTAGAAACAGGCCATGATATTCTCTTCTTTTGGGTGGCTCGAATGGtattttttggccaaaaactAATGGGCAAACTTCCTTTCAGTGAAGTCTACCTTCACGCAATGGTCCGCGATGCCCATGGCCGTAAAATGTCCAAATCCTTGGGAAACGTCATCGATCCTCTCGATGTGATTTATGGAATCAGTCTCGACGGACTCATGGCTCAGTTGGATGGCAGTAACCTCGATCCAGCTGAAGTTGGTAGGGCGAAAGAGGGTCAGAAGCAAGACTATCCTCAAGGAATACCCGAATGCGGAACGGATGCTCTTCGCTTCGCTTTATGCCAGTACACTGCCCAGGGCCGTGATATCAACTTGGATGTTAAGCGCGTCCAAGGATACCGCTTTTTCTGCAACAAATTGTGGAATGCCACTCGATTTGCCCTGACCTACCTACAGGGGGCTGTAATTCATACATTAAACGAGGCAAGTAATCGTCCGCCTGTAACCCGTTCTGCCATCACGCCGGCTTTTCTTGCTGGTCTGAATACTCGGCTCGAACATATTTCATATTTCAGCGGTTGCCAGTACTCCATTGAAGATGATAAAATCTGGTGGCAACTCCGCGTTGAGTTGGGGCGATCGAAAATTCCATCAAGTTATCCCCACTTGGATCGATGGTTTCAACATATTGGCCGTTTGAGGCAGCAG GTTGAGCTGAGTTTGATGGACAAATGGATCTTGAGCTGCTTATCCACTGCCGTTTCGGCCTGTAACGCAGGATTCCAACAATACGATTTCCCTCGTGCCACTAGTGCAATCTACAACTTTTTCCTTTATGAACTGTGCGACGTTTACCTG GAATCAGTCAAGCCTGTTTTCCAAGGTTCAGATGAGTCCGCCAAGTCTGCGGCTCGTTCCGTACTCGTCACCTGCATCGACACTGGTCTAAAGTTAATTTCGCCGTTCATGCCCTTCATTTCAGAAGAGCTATGGCAACGACTACCGCGACCTGAAGCCGTGCAGA AATCTCTTCCACCGAGTATTTGCGTCGCTTCTTACCCGACGGACGCTGAATTTCAAGTATGGAAAAACGAGGAATTAGAAGAAAACGTGAAATTGGTTAATCGTATCATCTCTAACGTTCGATCTGTCCGAGCCAGCTATATGTTaccaaacaaaacgaaaacaaaattgattttaAGGTGCTTGGATCAGGAA GTGGTCGACATGCTTGCACCCTTTGCCGACACTGTTTCTACGTTAGCATTTTGCCAACCTGTTTCCGTCTCTACAGATGGTGGAGATGGTGGCAATACACGAGGCTGCGCCATCGTGACTGTTTCGGACAAGTGTGACGCCATCGTTCATTTGGAGGGTCTCATCGATgttcaaaaggaaaagacaCGCATCACTGGCCTGGTTGAGAAGAAGCGCCAGCAGTTGGTCAAGCTGCAAGAAGGAATGGTAGTTCCAAATTACACTGAAAAAGTTCCTCTTGCAGTTCAGGAGACCAACAAGGAAAAAGAGGGTGAACTAGAAGCTGAGCTGCAGCAACTGGATGCTGCCTTTGCTACTCTATCCACTATGGATTAA